In a genomic window of Chryseobacterium sp. G0162:
- a CDS encoding helix-turn-helix transcriptional regulator has product MSSNKNALIRYKTLDKCLKNKYRKYTLEDLIDECSEALFEFEGKESFISKRTIQLDLQNMRSEKFGYEAPIEVYERKYYRYSDPEYSIHNISVNESDLKAMNNAVQILKQFKDFSMFKEMNGVIQKLEDSIHSTSQKSIIHLDKNEQLKGLEHIDILYEGILNKKVLQILYKSFTARESNMYTVHPQLLKEYNNRWFLICLYKQKMYNLALDRMENIEIDEKSSYIDKDLDGDEYFKDIVGVTVAESIVPKNVTFFVDAANAPYVKTKPLHKSQEIVSETNEGTVFKICVQINYELERLLLGFGDSLVVHKPQKLRLRMEEKFKAGSKNYQELVIPEKK; this is encoded by the coding sequence ATGTCATCTAATAAAAACGCTCTGATCCGTTATAAAACATTAGATAAATGTCTTAAAAACAAATACCGGAAATATACTTTGGAAGACCTTATTGATGAGTGTTCCGAGGCGTTATTTGAATTTGAGGGTAAAGAATCTTTTATAAGCAAAAGGACGATTCAGCTGGATCTTCAGAATATGCGGAGTGAAAAATTCGGGTATGAAGCTCCCATTGAAGTATATGAAAGAAAATATTACCGATACAGTGATCCCGAGTATAGCATCCATAATATTTCTGTGAACGAAAGCGATCTGAAGGCGATGAATAATGCTGTTCAGATCCTGAAACAGTTCAAAGATTTCTCCATGTTTAAAGAAATGAATGGTGTGATCCAGAAGCTGGAAGACTCTATTCATTCTACCAGCCAGAAATCAATTATTCATTTGGATAAAAACGAACAGCTGAAAGGGTTGGAGCATATTGATATTCTGTATGAAGGTATTCTCAATAAAAAGGTACTTCAAATTTTATATAAAAGTTTTACTGCAAGGGAGTCCAATATGTACACCGTTCATCCACAGTTATTAAAAGAATACAACAACCGTTGGTTTTTGATCTGTCTTTATAAACAGAAAATGTATAACCTGGCTTTGGACAGAATGGAAAATATAGAAATTGATGAAAAATCCTCTTATATTGATAAAGATCTGGATGGCGATGAATATTTTAAAGACATTGTAGGGGTTACCGTTGCAGAATCAATAGTTCCCAAAAATGTCACTTTCTTTGTAGATGCTGCTAATGCTCCTTATGTAAAAACAAAACCATTGCATAAAAGCCAGGAAATTGTCAGCGAGACCAACGAAGGAACTGTTTTTAAAATCTGTGTACAGATCAACTATGAATTAGAAAGGCTATTACTGGGATTTGGAGACTCTCTGGTTGTCCATAAACCTCAAAAGTTAAGATTGAGGATGGAGGAAAAATTTAAGGCAGGAAGCAAAAATTATCAGGAGTTGGTAATTCCCGAAAAAAAATAA
- a CDS encoding HopJ type III effector protein → MLLEQLKHFPETVQFNDVIAHIDANYDFTPTAFKNGNTRNEEGQNNGSCKIFGFASYHGLSKEETLPLFGEFYREDVLKNPDGTDHQNIRNFMEFGWDGLIFEGNPLTEK, encoded by the coding sequence ATGTTATTAGAACAATTAAAGCATTTTCCGGAAACCGTTCAATTCAATGATGTGATTGCTCATATAGATGCGAATTACGATTTTACACCTACAGCATTCAAAAACGGAAATACAAGAAATGAAGAAGGACAGAATAACGGATCATGTAAAATATTTGGTTTTGCATCTTACCATGGGCTGTCTAAAGAAGAAACACTTCCTCTTTTCGGAGAGTTTTATAGAGAAGATGTTCTTAAAAATCCTGATGGAACAGATCATCAGAATATCAGAAACTTCATGGAATTCGGATGGGACGGATTGATCTTTGAAGGAAATCCGCTGACAGAGAAATAG
- a CDS encoding DUF1800 family protein, with protein sequence MADSLLKNKHLFWRSGFGVGINQIDDLKNKNTKTLINELFKEGNFTEVSYDTPDIDPTTDYMNSTVPAEKKKEMQRIYRAQNEELNLNFLDKMVNSQEQMKEKMAFFWHGHFASRVLNPKFNRQLLNTIRKNALGNFKDLLFEVSQSPAMLNFLNNQQNKKDHPNENFAREVMELFTMGRGNYTEKDVREGARAFTGWSYDKEGNFKERKNQHDEGTKNFLGKTGNFDGTDALNIILEQKATATFITAKIYKFFVNENVDQNIVNTLSISFYNSGYDIKKLMTDIFSSSWFYDQKNIGNRIKSPIELMAGMMRMLPMHIQNPENLIIYQKLLGQMLLYPPNVAGWPNGRSWIDSSTLMLRLQVPQIWSGLRPLEYSPRQDDDIDMGMKSKETALNKSFKNPNITIDWNRVDQIFTHKNCEDYLIQNTQSLDMNTVNNFSDKSTKMTIINLMSTPEYQLM encoded by the coding sequence ATGGCAGATTCATTATTAAAAAACAAACATCTCTTTTGGCGTTCAGGCTTCGGCGTTGGAATTAATCAAATCGACGATTTGAAAAATAAAAACACTAAAACGCTCATTAATGAATTATTTAAAGAAGGAAATTTTACAGAAGTCTCTTATGATACACCAGATATAGATCCTACGACAGACTATATGAACAGTACGGTTCCTGCGGAAAAAAAGAAGGAAATGCAAAGAATCTATAGAGCACAAAACGAAGAGTTGAATCTCAATTTTCTGGATAAAATGGTGAACAGCCAGGAACAAATGAAAGAAAAAATGGCTTTTTTCTGGCATGGACATTTTGCGTCAAGAGTTCTTAACCCAAAATTCAATCGACAATTATTAAATACCATCCGGAAAAATGCATTAGGTAACTTCAAGGATCTGCTTTTTGAAGTAAGCCAGTCTCCAGCCATGCTCAATTTCCTGAATAATCAGCAAAATAAAAAAGATCATCCGAATGAAAATTTTGCAAGGGAAGTCATGGAACTTTTTACCATGGGAAGAGGAAACTATACGGAAAAAGATGTGAGAGAAGGAGCAAGAGCATTTACGGGATGGAGCTATGATAAAGAAGGAAACTTTAAGGAAAGAAAAAATCAGCATGACGAGGGAACCAAAAACTTTTTAGGAAAAACAGGTAATTTTGACGGAACTGATGCTTTAAATATCATTCTAGAACAAAAAGCGACCGCAACATTTATCACAGCCAAAATCTATAAGTTTTTTGTCAATGAAAATGTAGACCAGAATATTGTGAACACTTTGAGTATAAGCTTCTACAATTCCGGCTATGATATAAAAAAGCTGATGACGGATATTTTTTCAAGCTCATGGTTTTACGATCAGAAAAATATCGGAAACAGGATAAAATCCCCCATAGAACTGATGGCAGGGATGATGCGGATGCTTCCCATGCATATTCAGAATCCTGAAAACCTCATCATCTATCAAAAGCTATTAGGACAAATGCTGCTCTATCCACCTAATGTTGCAGGATGGCCCAATGGAAGGTCCTGGATTGATAGCTCTACACTGATGCTGAGACTTCAGGTACCACAGATCTGGTCGGGACTACGCCCATTGGAATACAGTCCAAGACAGGATGATGACATTGATATGGGAATGAAATCTAAAGAAACAGCTTTGAACAAAAGCTTTAAAAATCCCAATATCACTATAGACTGGAACCGTGTAGATCAGATTTTCACCCATAAAAACTGTGAAGATTATCTAATTCAAAACACCCAAAGTCTGGACATGAATACCGTGAATAATTTTTCCGATAAAAGCACGAAAATGACCATTATTAATCTGATGTCAACTCCGGAATATCAGTTAATGTAA
- a CDS encoding RtcB family protein, producing the protein MEFNGNHLIELGYRPAKWFKDAIIYINENHLDEIQIKEYLEQFKQPELIPLQETAPEFIINIRAEHENETDNVEKVIKTMKVLMKTPTLTAGALMPDACPTGPEGQIPVGGVVVAKNAIHPGFHSADICCSVMLTDFGKVNPKDILDAAHSVTHFGYGGRPRGEQMPMSQELMDAFRENAFLNDEKLISIARSHMGTQGDGNHFLFVGISKNTGNTMMVTHHGSRAPGAALYDKGMKVANRFRQDISPETLKENAWIPYDTEEGKSYWEALQLIRTWTKENHTNIHDAVLNKIGIEKEDRYWNEHNFVFKDGDLFYHAKGATPLDDKFMPDITGPRLIPLNMAEPVLIVQGKTNERNLGFAPHGAGRNFSRSQHKKSLAHKTTEEIFKEETAGLDIRFYSNEIDISELPTAYKSAANVRAQIEEYGLCEVLDEVMPYGCIMAGDVQKNAPWKKKKKYRKA; encoded by the coding sequence ATGGAATTTAATGGAAATCACTTAATCGAATTGGGATATAGACCTGCTAAATGGTTTAAAGATGCCATTATTTATATTAATGAAAATCATCTGGATGAAATTCAGATCAAAGAATATCTGGAACAGTTCAAACAACCTGAACTTATTCCGCTTCAAGAAACCGCTCCTGAGTTTATTATAAATATCAGAGCTGAACATGAAAATGAGACTGACAATGTAGAAAAAGTAATCAAAACGATGAAAGTGCTGATGAAAACACCTACACTAACAGCCGGAGCTTTGATGCCTGATGCCTGTCCTACAGGTCCTGAAGGTCAGATTCCTGTTGGAGGTGTAGTGGTGGCAAAAAATGCCATTCATCCAGGGTTTCATAGCGCAGATATCTGTTGTTCTGTAATGCTGACTGATTTTGGAAAGGTTAATCCTAAAGATATTCTGGATGCTGCTCATTCTGTGACCCATTTTGGATATGGAGGAAGACCAAGAGGGGAACAGATGCCAATGTCTCAGGAGCTGATGGATGCTTTCAGAGAAAATGCATTCTTAAATGATGAAAAATTAATCAGTATTGCCCGTTCTCATATGGGAACACAGGGAGACGGAAATCATTTCTTATTTGTTGGAATTTCTAAAAATACGGGAAATACAATGATGGTAACCCATCACGGTTCCAGAGCACCGGGAGCTGCATTATATGATAAAGGAATGAAGGTTGCCAACCGTTTCAGACAGGATATTTCTCCTGAAACATTAAAAGAAAACGCATGGATCCCTTATGATACCGAGGAAGGAAAATCTTATTGGGAAGCCCTTCAGCTGATAAGAACATGGACGAAGGAAAACCATACCAATATTCACGATGCTGTTTTAAATAAAATAGGAATTGAAAAAGAAGACAGATATTGGAATGAACATAATTTTGTTTTCAAGGATGGTGACCTTTTCTATCATGCTAAAGGAGCAACTCCTCTGGATGATAAATTTATGCCTGATATCACAGGACCAAGACTGATTCCATTGAATATGGCAGAACCGGTATTGATCGTTCAGGGAAAAACCAATGAAAGAAACCTTGGTTTTGCCCCACACGGAGCGGGAAGAAATTTCAGCAGAAGCCAGCATAAAAAGTCTTTGGCTCATAAAACCACTGAAGAGATCTTCAAAGAGGAAACGGCAGGACTGGATATCCGATTCTATTCGAATGAAATTGATATTTCCGAATTACCAACTGCTTATAAAAGTGCAGCGAATGTAAGAGCACAGATTGAGGAATACGGACTTTGTGAAGTATTGGATGAAGTGATGCCTTATGGATGTATCATGGCAGGTGATGTTCAGAAGAATGCACCATGGAAGAAAAAGAAGAAATATAGAAAGGCATAA
- a CDS encoding alpha/beta hydrolase fold domain-containing protein: MKKYYLTPEFSQRIQGMQQMIAAAGIKISFETLEDLKMLRQMEEASAGEPMQMEGVSFYDRFIPGPIGDMKVRIYKPDQPASERPAFLLYHGGGTVIGGLNTEHARALHLSKGCGAVGISVDYHLAPEYPAPAGQEDCYAALKWVNDHADELNINSKYIGITGGSGGGMLTLSVAQMARDRKEVTPFIQIPLYPNTDDREQDKFQSRIHGEDTYIINRGNITHVMKHILGDKLNNPPKYVIPNRMEDLSGLCRSCFVLSQNDPMIDEQMDYIQKLLRAEVVTEVHLMPGITHAFDGVGWDTEITTDILDIICKAFTRAIKESESV, translated from the coding sequence ATGAAAAAATATTATTTAACCCCTGAATTTTCCCAAAGAATTCAGGGAATGCAGCAAATGATTGCTGCCGCAGGGATCAAAATAAGTTTTGAAACCCTTGAAGATCTTAAAATGCTTCGACAAATGGAAGAGGCTTCTGCAGGAGAACCCATGCAGATGGAAGGGGTAAGCTTTTATGATAGGTTCATTCCAGGGCCGATAGGTGATATGAAAGTTAGAATTTATAAACCGGATCAGCCTGCTTCTGAACGTCCTGCTTTTTTACTTTATCATGGAGGGGGAACGGTAATTGGTGGTCTTAATACGGAACATGCGAGGGCATTGCATCTCAGTAAGGGGTGTGGTGCTGTAGGAATAAGCGTAGACTATCATTTGGCACCAGAATATCCGGCACCGGCAGGACAGGAAGATTGTTATGCAGCTTTAAAATGGGTGAATGATCATGCGGATGAACTCAACATCAATTCTAAATATATAGGAATCACAGGAGGTAGTGGAGGAGGAATGCTTACCCTGTCTGTTGCCCAGATGGCCAGAGATAGAAAAGAGGTAACTCCGTTTATCCAGATTCCTCTTTATCCCAATACCGATGATAGGGAGCAGGATAAATTTCAGAGCCGCATTCATGGAGAAGATACCTATATTATCAACCGCGGGAATATAACGCATGTGATGAAGCATATACTAGGAGATAAGCTCAATAACCCACCAAAATATGTCATTCCTAACCGGATGGAAGATCTGTCTGGTCTATGCAGGTCTTGTTTTGTCCTTAGTCAGAATGATCCGATGATTGATGAACAGATGGATTATATACAAAAACTTCTAAGAGCTGAGGTCGTTACAGAAGTTCATCTGATGCCGGGCATTACCCATGCTTTTGACGGAGTCGGATGGGACACAGAAATCACAACTGATATCCTGGATATTATTTGTAAAGCTTTTACCAGAGCAATAAAGGAGAGTGAAAGTGTTTAA
- the cobT gene encoding nicotinate-nucleotide--dimethylbenzimidazole phosphoribosyltransferase translates to MLTTELQHKIDFKTKPLGALGHLEYLAHKIGMVQNTTSPQLTNPHLVVFAADHGIAKAGVSAYPQEVTYQMVMNFLGGGAAINVFCKQHNIEIKIVDAGVNFDFPEGLELIDHKVRKSSRNILEEPAMTSEEYQQALQNGSAVVADIAKTGCNIIGFGEMGIGNTSASSLMMSQLFDLPIVSCIGRGTGLNDDQFLNKINILSAAIEKYPDSRTPDEIAQTFGGLEIVQMVGAMEEAFHQNMLIMVDGFIATVAVATAWRKNPDILNNCIFCHVSDENAHLQLLELLGQKALLNLNLRLGEGTGCALAYPIIQSAVNFLNEMSSFEDAHVSNKE, encoded by the coding sequence ATGTTGACAACCGAACTACAGCATAAAATTGATTTCAAGACCAAACCTTTAGGTGCATTAGGACATCTGGAATACCTTGCCCACAAAATAGGAATGGTTCAAAATACCACGTCGCCTCAACTTACAAATCCTCATCTGGTGGTTTTTGCAGCAGATCATGGAATTGCAAAGGCAGGTGTAAGTGCCTATCCACAAGAAGTTACGTATCAAATGGTGATGAATTTCTTAGGCGGTGGAGCAGCGATCAATGTCTTTTGTAAACAACATAATATTGAAATCAAGATTGTAGATGCAGGAGTCAATTTTGATTTTCCGGAAGGATTGGAGTTAATCGATCATAAAGTCAGAAAATCCAGCCGTAATATCCTGGAGGAACCTGCCATGACTTCTGAAGAATATCAACAGGCTTTACAGAATGGAAGCGCAGTAGTGGCAGATATTGCTAAAACAGGCTGTAATATCATTGGCTTTGGTGAAATGGGAATCGGAAATACTTCCGCTTCTTCTCTGATGATGAGTCAATTGTTTGATCTTCCTATTGTAAGTTGTATTGGACGTGGCACAGGACTGAACGATGACCAGTTTCTGAATAAAATCAATATTTTATCAGCTGCCATAGAGAAATATCCGGATAGTAGAACTCCGGACGAAATTGCGCAGACTTTTGGCGGACTGGAAATTGTGCAAATGGTTGGTGCTATGGAAGAAGCTTTCCATCAGAATATGTTGATTATGGTAGACGGATTTATTGCTACCGTTGCAGTAGCCACCGCATGGAGAAAGAATCCTGATATTCTGAATAACTGTATATTCTGTCATGTAAGTGATGAGAATGCGCATCTCCAGCTTTTGGAATTATTGGGACAGAAAGCTTTACTCAATCTTAATTTACGCCTGGGCGAAGGAACGGGCTGCGCATTAGCTTATCCAATTATTCAAAGTGCCGTAAATTTCCTGAATGAAATGTCCAGTTTTGAAGATGCTCATGTTTCAAATAAAGAATAA
- a CDS encoding adenosylcobinamide-GDP ribazoletransferase, producing MKTLKNELIYFATALMFFTRIPVPFTIPYSGEIMNKSQKYFAWIGLLVGLINAGILYLSYQLFNLEIGIVLMMISSVLLTGAFHEDGFTDMCDSFGGGYGKEKILTIMKDSRVGAYGTIGIILLFALKFLSIQALVAMDLLKTLGIIVLAHTSSRFISGTMIYTHQYVTDIDVSKSKPLANKPLDGMALLVSFIGVVISFALIPDWRLILAFALAYFGKICMGWYFKKHIGGYTGDCLGAVQQVTEVLLYLGTMIVWKFI from the coding sequence ATGAAGACCTTAAAGAATGAATTGATCTACTTTGCAACGGCTCTGATGTTCTTCACCAGAATTCCCGTTCCGTTTACCATTCCGTATTCCGGTGAGATCATGAATAAATCCCAGAAGTATTTTGCGTGGATCGGACTTTTGGTAGGGTTGATTAATGCAGGGATTTTATATCTTTCTTATCAGCTTTTTAACCTGGAAATAGGAATTGTTCTGATGATGATTAGCAGTGTTTTGCTTACAGGAGCCTTTCATGAAGATGGCTTTACAGATATGTGTGACAGTTTTGGAGGTGGATATGGAAAGGAAAAAATTCTTACCATTATGAAAGACAGTAGAGTAGGAGCTTACGGAACCATCGGAATTATTTTATTGTTTGCTTTAAAATTTCTCAGTATTCAGGCCTTGGTAGCTATGGATCTGTTAAAGACCCTGGGAATTATCGTCCTGGCACATACTTCAAGCCGTTTTATTTCCGGAACGATGATTTACACTCATCAGTATGTGACGGATATTGACGTAAGCAAATCAAAACCTCTGGCCAATAAACCTTTGGATGGAATGGCTCTGTTGGTAAGTTTTATCGGGGTTGTAATTTCTTTTGCTTTGATTCCGGACTGGCGCTTGATATTGGCTTTTGCATTGGCTTATTTTGGAAAGATCTGCATGGGATGGTATTTTAAAAAACATATCGGCGGCTATACCGGAGATTGTTTAGGAGCTGTACAGCAGGTTACTGAAGTTTTATTGTATTTAGGAACAATGATCGTATGGAAATTCATCTGA
- a CDS encoding histidine phosphatase family protein: MEIHLIRHTAVDNPENLCYGFAEMPLRKEYSDDFKNLNLDNGFELVISSPAQRCCLLAEHFKFKFSTDERIREMNFGNWELKKWTEIPEEEINPWYKDFINIKASGGENLIEMQTRVISFWNELVAKKDIGKVLIIAHAGVIRLILQAVLQFPLENIFKIQIGYGKKVIIQENDGHLSIVSINV; encoded by the coding sequence ATGGAAATTCATCTGATTCGTCATACTGCGGTAGATAATCCGGAAAATCTGTGTTATGGATTTGCCGAAATGCCTTTACGAAAGGAGTATTCGGATGATTTTAAAAACTTAAATCTGGATAACGGTTTTGAGCTGGTAATTTCAAGTCCGGCACAACGTTGCTGCCTTTTGGCTGAACATTTTAAGTTTAAGTTTTCAACTGATGAAAGGATTCGGGAGATGAATTTTGGAAATTGGGAATTAAAAAAATGGACAGAGATTCCTGAGGAAGAAATTAATCCCTGGTATAAAGATTTTATTAATATAAAAGCTTCAGGGGGCGAAAACCTTATTGAAATGCAGACCCGCGTTATCAGTTTTTGGAACGAATTGGTTGCTAAAAAAGATATTGGAAAAGTCCTGATTATTGCTCATGCAGGGGTCATCCGTCTGATTCTTCAGGCTGTACTGCAGTTCCCGCTAGAGAATATATTTAAGATTCAGATCGGATACGGAAAGAAAGTAATTATTCAGGAAAATGATGGACATCTTTCTATTGTAAGTATAAATGTATGA
- a CDS encoding DUF1501 domain-containing protein: MLIKRREFLKISSLATASFLMPNFLKAMTLDEALNPNQNILVVLQFTGGNDGLNTIIPAKNDIYFRERKTLAVQDSLSLTDEAGINPSLSYFKELFDNGELSVMNNVGYPNPDKSHFRSMDIWQSASRSDEFLDTGWLGRFLDEECYRCEHPTQALEVDDMLSLALKGQNNKAFAFKDPKRLYQTSQEKYFKSLYDHHHDDETVSYLYQTLGSTINNAGYIFDQSKAKKTDQIYPNSQLGKDFKTVASLIKSDINTQVYYLSIGSFDTHVNQNDRQKKLFGDINEAVKSFVADMKSNGLFNNILLMTFSEFGRRVAQNASNGTDHGTANQMFFISGNLKKKGLLNSLPDLQNLKEGDLIYTEDFRKVYATILKNWLKADSSKVLGWKNGVYDFI; this comes from the coding sequence ATGTTAATCAAAAGAAGAGAATTCCTCAAAATAAGTTCACTCGCTACAGCATCGTTCTTAATGCCTAATTTCCTGAAGGCTATGACGCTGGATGAAGCCTTAAATCCAAACCAAAATATACTGGTGGTTCTTCAGTTTACAGGTGGAAATGATGGTTTGAATACGATTATTCCTGCCAAAAATGACATCTATTTCAGAGAAAGAAAAACACTGGCTGTTCAGGACTCTTTATCTCTGACGGATGAAGCAGGGATCAATCCTTCTCTATCTTATTTTAAAGAGCTTTTTGATAATGGAGAGCTTTCTGTGATGAATAATGTAGGCTATCCCAATCCGGACAAGTCTCATTTCCGCAGTATGGATATCTGGCAATCTGCAAGCAGAAGTGATGAATTCCTGGATACCGGATGGCTGGGCCGCTTCCTGGATGAGGAATGCTACCGTTGTGAACATCCTACTCAGGCACTGGAAGTAGATGACATGCTCAGCCTTGCCCTGAAGGGACAAAACAATAAAGCTTTTGCCTTTAAAGATCCTAAAAGATTATATCAGACCAGCCAGGAAAAATATTTCAAATCATTGTATGACCATCATCACGATGATGAAACCGTTTCCTATCTTTATCAGACTTTAGGTTCCACCATTAATAATGCGGGCTATATTTTTGATCAAAGTAAAGCTAAAAAAACGGATCAGATTTATCCTAATTCTCAGCTGGGAAAGGATTTCAAAACAGTAGCCTCCTTAATTAAATCAGATATCAACACTCAGGTCTACTATCTTTCTATTGGTAGTTTTGATACGCATGTGAATCAGAATGACAGACAGAAAAAACTATTCGGTGATATTAATGAAGCAGTGAAATCTTTTGTTGCTGATATGAAAAGTAATGGACTCTTTAATAATATTCTTTTGATGACCTTCTCTGAGTTTGGTCGGCGCGTAGCTCAAAATGCCAGCAATGGAACGGATCACGGAACAGCCAACCAGATGTTCTTCATCAGCGGAAACCTTAAAAAGAAAGGATTATTGAATAGTCTTCCTGATTTACAGAATTTGAAGGAAGGTGACCTCATCTACACTGAAGATTTCAGAAAAGTATACGCGACCATTCTTAAAAACTGGTTAAAGGCCGATTCTTCCAAAGTATTGGGATGGAAAAACGGGGTTTATGATTTTATCTAA